One Terriglobia bacterium genomic window carries:
- a CDS encoding type II toxin-antitoxin system prevent-host-death family antitoxin yields the protein MAKNVIHISDTEAKNDFGSLLERVRSGTEVIIEHDTRPIAVVRPIEARGRLLSESIALAESHASRVTLDGGFARDLEEIVNSHQEPLSPPKWD from the coding sequence ATGGCCAAGAACGTAATCCACATCTCAGACACGGAAGCGAAAAATGATTTCGGCTCATTGTTGGAGCGGGTCCGATCGGGAACAGAAGTCATTATTGAACATGATACGCGACCAATAGCAGTCGTTCGCCCAATTGAGGCGCGGGGACGGCTCCTGTCTGAATCCATCGCTCTAGCCGAATCGCATGCTTCAAGGGTCACGCTGGATGGAGGATTCGCGCGCGACCTCGAAGAGATCGTCAACAGCCATCAAGAACCGCTAAGCCCGCCGAAATGGGACTGA